The following is a genomic window from Antechinus flavipes isolate AdamAnt ecotype Samford, QLD, Australia chromosome 3, AdamAnt_v2, whole genome shotgun sequence.
TGTCCATCATGCCCAACTCCAACAGCTCCAGCTTGACTCCCATATTTTTCATTCTGAATGGAGTTCCTGGGTTGGAAGCATCTCATATATGGATCTCTCTCCCAATCTGCTCCATGTACCTCATTGCTGTTTTGGGGAATAGTGGACTCCTCTATTTAATTCACCATGAGGAATCCTTGCACCGGCCTATGTATTACTTTTTGGCTCTACTTTCCTTCACTGATGTTACCCTTTGCACCACAACTGTACCCAATATGCTCTGTATCTTCTGGTTCAACCTTAAGGAGATCACTTTTAATGCTTGCCTAGTCCAGATGTTCTTTGTTCATGTGTTGACTGGGATGGAATCTGGTGTACTCATGCTCATGGCCCTGGACCGCTATGTGGCCATCTGTTATCCCTTACGCTACACTACCATCCTCACCAATTCTGTCATAGCCAAAGCTGGGTTCATCACCTTTCTGCGGGGTGCAATGCTCATCATCCCTTTCACATTCCTCTCCAAGAGGCTGCCTTACTGCCAAGGAAACATCATCCCTCACACTTACTGTGACCACATGTCTGTAGCTAAGGTGTCCTGTGGGAATGTCAAAATCAATGCTATTTATGGTCTGATGGTTGCTTTATTAATAGGTGTATTTGATATCTGCTGCATCTCTGTATCTTATACCATGATTCTGCGGGCTGTAGTGAGCCTCTCCTCTGCAGATGCTCGACACAAAGCCTTTAGTACCTGCACATCTCACATTTGTGCTATAGTTATCACGTATGTTCCCGCTTTCTTCACTTTATTTACCCATCGCTTTGGAGGACACACTATTCCCCATCATGTTCACATCCTTGTGGCCAATTTTTACTTGCTTCTGCCTCCCACAATGAACCCTATTGTCTATGGAGTAAAAACCAAGCAGATCAGAGAAGGAGTGATCAAACTCTTATTTGGGGAAAAAGACTTCTTGGCCTAAGAATTGTTGAACATTGAGATCCAATGTCAGTGGATACTTaagcaaagaaagagaagcagaaattttagaaaagacCTATGAAGGAGGGAGtaaacatgaagaaaaaagttattcaaGTACACAAAATTCATGACTCCCATTCCATCATAATGGCTGAGCTTTCTTGTAGATAATGAtggaagataaatagaaaaaaaggagataactTTTCACAAACTAAAAATTTAGACATGAGCCAAAAATTACCATGAAAAAATTTTGTGATGCATCTCAAAGTactctaaatatatgtataattagtAAAGATAGTCTAGGTTCATTTTGAGCAGAGGTTTGGAAAAAATGTAGTAAAATTTAGATGAGTGAAGAATGGATTAAGCAACAAAAATTGTCAATACttccaacaaataaataaataatgcctGGCTTAGACATgcttctgtatttgatttttttcttcaggacCATGTTAAATGAAGAATATATCTGTTGAGAAATTGGTAAAGattgagaagggaaaggaactcaTTTACCTGGGCCTTGGAGAAGAAAGAGGCATTTTAAAGGGAATAATAGagggaaacagaaacaaaagacaaGATGTAAGGATGTCACATAAGGGAGAAAGATGAAAACATTTTCTCCTAGGCTGCCTTTCATTGGGCTACTTCAACTTTCCAGGCATTTTAGCCaaaccaataagtatttattaaagatttGCTAGATGTCAGACATGGTACTAAGTGCTGCAGATGCAGATATAAGCAAAAAGGAAGACATCttatcttcaaggagtttattttcTAATGGAAAGATCAGAAGCTCATACTCTAATTCATATCTCAGGTGTAGATTCACAGATGGAAAAGTGTTCCCCTCTCCCTTGTGATGCGTGAAATCCTCATAGCATTCACCCTTCCCTTCTATTACAGAGACCTTTCATATCCCCTTTCATAatggaaaaagcaagaaacactcattttcatcatcttctTGTAAAAGGCAATTCTCTTGCTCCTTTTTTCCTGGGATTGCTACTACTTCCTGACCTCAGTAGCCAAGATTAATTTCCATGTCCTCCAAAATACTTTGGATCTTGAAGAAGTCCTGAATTATTCCAGTCTTTATTgcattatttccctttcttttccctactaaatttattcaattttaagATTTCTGAAGTATGttgtataataaaattaatcCAAGATAACTCACAGTGGAGAATGAAGACAAAAGGTGATctagtggagaaggaaatggcaaaccattcaatatctgtgtcaagaaaactccattcAAGGTGAGGAAGAAATGGACATgactaaatgaatgaacaacagcaacaacaattttAAAGTCCACATCAGATATTTTCCAGGCCCCAAAAGCATATAGTAAATGTCCTCCAATTGGATGCAGTTATATTTTGGCAACAATGAATTTAGTGATTGCATCCTGGGAAAAGTCAGTGTATGAGGGTTGCTTTCTTCTTTCAACTGCCAATAAATGAAGATATATTTCTTCCCTGGTGAAATCATCCACACTATGTGGTCCTCTACTCACCTTTATTTatgccttatttatttattatgtgtctatttatttattacattattatgaCCTTATTTATACATTATGACCCCAGCATGGAGGCAAGATTCCTCACCCAGATGTTAGTCACCTAGAAAAAGAAACCATCTTCTCAATTATATGCTATGTTGATATCTTCAGGGAAAATGCTATTTCCATGACATATGTCTTTGACCAACATTATTACTACTGGAAAGCATCAACAATTTTAATGTTCTTGGGTTTTTGTCTTACATCTGACACTAGTTATATATGATCCCAGGTAAgtaacttaatttctctgggtctcaatttcttcatctgtaaaattaaaggggGGCGGGGAGGTTAACATGATgtcttctgaggttcctttcagttATAAATTTAGGATTCTATAATTCTGTCAAGGTCCCTTGGCAAAAGGGAAAAGTGCTATTTGGACATTAAAATTTATTCACACCAATAGACAAGAAGATTCTTTATCTCAGCAATTAAATtacaacttttattttcaaacctGTTAATACAATCAAAAACTGGAACTTTAATTTGACATAGTCCTTATTCTAAACCTTTCTATCATACTCAAATAAGTCATAATCTTCACTGAGGCTCAAACAAAACCCTTTGCTTTCTGAATTCACTTATGGATTATATTCACACAGAGAACATGATTATTTGTTCACCCTCATATCCTActtgcatttttcttctctcagtaACATCTTTTTCAAATAGGCTGAATTCTTAAGTACCCAAGATAAAATGGTAGTGCTTGAAAGACCTTTTTTCCATCAAACACTTTATATGGTGCTAATAACATTGATGctaaactttctttatttttaatgccaTCAAATTGTAACTGTATTCAATGAAGCAACTAAGTGGTTCCAGGTttagtcaggaagatcagagttcaaatttgaccttagacactcactacttgtatgatcctggacagatcacttaacttttatttgcctcaatttcttctactgtaaaataagaataataaaatagcacctaccataatgtgttgttaggatcaaaaaagatcatatttgtaaagtgcttagcccagtgttTGGCATATAGCACTTCTGGAGTGAATGAGTAAAGCTTTGAGAGCTGGTAGAGTTTGATGTTAACTTAAGAGATCTCTTCAGAGGTCTAACTAATGGCTAAAATTGGTATCACAGTCTATCAGGAAGATAgcttaagatgaaaagaaatggaCTATAGGAAGTTACTATTTTATAGAAACTGTGACATTTAAAAAAGTTGAGACATTATTCCTGAGTAATTAGTAATTTTATTAAGAATACGAGCATTTTAACAAAAAATCTGAGTGCCATTCTTAAATACCAAAAATATTCATGGCAGGGGATTCACAACTTACATGCTCTTGGAAGAAGAATATTCCTGAAGGTGGAAATTAACCTTGATTGATAAACTATTCAAGAGGTGGAGTTTACAAAGAGAAATGAGCTCATTCCAGTGATGGGCTAAGAGTTATAGAGTATTATTCTTGGACAGAAACTATACTTTATATCTAGACCATCCTcaactaatacacacacacacacacacacacacacacacacacacaattttggATGAATGCANNNNNNNNNNNNNNNNNNNNNNNNNNNNNNNNNNNNNNNNNNNNNNNNNNNNNNNNNNNNNNNNNNNNNNNNNNNNNNNNNNNNNNNNNNNNNNNNNNNNNNNNNNNNNNNNNNNNNNNNNNNNNNNNNNNNNNNNNNNNNNNNNNNNNNNNNNNNNNNNNNNNNNNNNNNNNNNNNNNNNNNNNNNNNNNNNNNNNNNNNNNNNNNNNNNNNNNNNNNNNNNNNNNNNNNNNNNNNNNNNNNNNNNNNNNNNNNNNNNNNNNNNNNNNNNNNNNNNNNNNNNNNNNNNNNNNNNNNNNNNNNNNNNNNNNNNNNNNNNNNNNNNNNNNNNNNNNNNNNNNNNNNNNNNNNNNNNNNNNNNNNNNNNNNNNNNNNNNNNNNNNNNNNNNNNNNNNNNNNNNNNNNNNNNNNNNNNNNNNNNNNNNNNNNNNNNNNNNNNNNNNNNNNNNNNNNNNNNNNNNNNNNNNNNNNNNNNNNNNNNNNNNNNNNNNNNNNNNNNNCAAGAATAAAGACccaggacttttgcttatcctgactgtggctgattctaaggtatccaaggTGGTAACTTGGTCTTCTCATATTAAACATCAGACCTTTTTCTAATAAAGACATATCTATACCTGCATCTAGAAGTTTTGTATAGAAACAAAAGAAGGAGTTGGATGCTTTTGAGTGAATCCTTGAATCAAATTATAGTGGTCTGCTTCCATCAAAGTATATTTCTAATGCTTCATCTTGGTATAAAACTAAGATAATGTTTCCtaattcaatcaacaaaaatGGTTAAGTATCCTCCAACAAGACAAGATGAATGTATTTCTTAAGATTCATTCAAAATTGGGTACtaggacagaaagacaaaaaaggtcatgaccaagtagtatttatatcaggaatgcagggctggctcaatattaggaaaactattagcataattgattatatcaataatcaaattaataaaaaaatatataattatctcaatagatgcagaaaaagcatttgataaaatccaacatccatccctattaaaaacacttgagtgtataggaataaatgaacttttccttaaaataatcagtagcatctattaaaaaccatcagtaagcatcatatgtaatgggttccatataaactggaaccattcccaataagatcagaagtgaaacaaagttgcccactatcaccattactattcaatattgtattagaaatgctggatttggcaataagagttgagaaagaaattaaaggaattagagtaggtaatgaggaaaccaaattatcactctttgcagatgatataatggtatacttagagaaccctgagattctactaaaaagctattagaaattgttggaatccttactaactgctaactaattagagtggatctaatcttacaagaagattttggccagaacctgaaacaaggtactaagtagaactaattaatacaaggcttgtgttcacacctttactcattggagtccacaagtatgctagcttcacaaagtacactttctaacttcaagggagtccacacctcccttaaagctcgttgggccagagagcactatggaagaaaacccataatcccattctctcagaagagtcagataaaaggccagcgatgagggatctatggcagaatacatttttcctcttggctggctggtggcagacgaagagtttacagaggaagaagctacaagtggagagttcagtggacaaccagattcatcttcatctcacactatTGTAGTTGGTgtctgggctccccagaaggataagagagatattccatctttgtgttgattggaggctgaagaaagcagaggcagaagctgaaggacagaacctttggatttggagatattcggagggctctaagcctctaaaccggctgtgttttgagaagaacaagaactccaacatttgaactcataacagaaataatccacaactttaacaaagtaaacccacataaatcatcagcattcttatatatcactaacaaaatccaacagttagagttacaaagagaaatttcatttaaagtaactgctgatagtataaaatgtttgggaatctatctgccaagggaatgtcaggaactatgtgagcaaaactacaaaacactttccacacaaataaagtcagatctaaccaaatggaaaaatattaagtgctcttggataggttgagcaaatataataaagatgacgatacttcctaaacaaatttatttatttagtgctataccaatcagattctcaaaaaactattttaatgatctaaaaaaataacaacaaaattcatctggaatctagtgtttgacaaaccaaagaccccagctttttggataagaattcactgtttgacaataattgctgggaaaattggaaattagtatgggcAGAATTGTTGTCAGATtggttaggatgacaggaaaagataatgttgaatgttggaggggatgtgggaaaactgggacactgatacactgttggtggaattgtgaatacatccagccattctggagaacaatttagaactatgctcaaaaagttatcaaaccgtgcataccctttgatccagcagtgttactactgggcttatatcccaaagagctcttaaaggagggaaagggacctgtatgtgtaagaatgtttgtggctgccctctttgtagtggccaaaaactggaaactgaatggatgcccatcaattggagaatggctgaataaattgtgatatatgaatgttatggaatattattgttctgtaagaaatgaccagcaggatgatttcagaaaggcctggagagacttacatgaactgatgctgagtgaaatgagcagaaccaggaaactattatatacttcaacaacagtactatgtgatgatcaattctgatggatgtggctctcttcaacaatgagatgaaccaaatcagttccatttgttcaataatgaatagaaacagctatacccagtgaaagaactctgggaaaagaGTGTGAACTACTATGTAGCATTTctaatttttgatttctttcacaggttaattgtacattgtTTCAAAGTCAaattcttgtacagcaaaataactgtatggatatgtatacatatattgtatttagcatatattttaat
Proteins encoded in this region:
- the LOC127557496 gene encoding olfactory receptor 52N2, with translation MPNSNSSSLTPIFFILNGVPGLEASHIWISLPICSMYLIAVLGNSGLLYLIHHEESLHRPMYYFLALLSFTDVTLCTTTVPNMLCIFWFNLKEITFNACLVQMFFVHVLTGMESGVLMLMALDRYVAICYPLRYTTILTNSVIAKAGFITFLRGAMLIIPFTFLSKRLPYCQGNIIPHTYCDHMSVAKVSCGNVKINAIYGLMVALLIGVFDICCISVSYTMILRAVVSLSSADARHKAFSTCTSHICAIVITYVPAFFTLFTHRFGGHTIPHHVHILVANFYLLLPPTMNPIVYGVKTKQIREGVIKLLFGEKDFLA